The Theobroma cacao cultivar B97-61/B2 chromosome 1, Criollo_cocoa_genome_V2, whole genome shotgun sequence genome contains the following window.
TGTCGTTTTTGGTTTAGTTTACTTAAGTCCTATACGCCTTATTATAGTGTCATTTTAGTCTGGTTCAAGGCTTAACAGCCATGGTTTCTGTTTCATTTTACCGTTGGATTATTGGTTTATGTGAAGTCTGTTGCTATGATCCGATTCATCAAgaaatgtttttgaattgtTAGAGTATATATActagaaaggaaatgaaatcAGTGCTTTTTCCCAGGTCAAGTTTTGTTCATATTCTCTGAAAAACTCTTACTGCACGTTTGGTACAGGGAATAGCTTACCTCCGTTTGGTATGACAATATCACAAAGAATAGCTATTACCTAGTAATAGCTATTCTCTCAAAAGGGGTAAAACTCAGGCATAGTTAAACCCGAGGTTCCTCATGGTTTTTGCTATTCCGTGACCATGGGAATAGCTCTGAATTATGATAAGACTAAAATGCCCcttatcatttaaaaatattacaaccatagacctatatatatattttttcttctcattttcccttcttttttctctctcttctcatgttctttcctctctcattctctctctaagtggCATCAACGCCAGAGATGATGTTAGTGGCGGCAGCGACGGCGACGAAAGCGATTGCGACAGCGGTTTTATGACCGAATATGGTCGGACAAGATTCAAATTGAGATTCAGCCAGATCTGGCACTCAACGGCCAGATCTAACCGCGGGAAGCACCGGATCTGGTGCTTCCCAACCAGATCCCACGGTTGGATCTGGCACTCCACGGCCAGATCCAGCCGCGGGGAAGCGCCGATCTGGCGCCATAGTGGCCAGATCCGACCACATGGTATGCCAAATCAATGTTTTATTACACCGGTCGCCTTTCCGACGACCGGcccatgaaaaaaaaaagaNNNNNNNNNNNNNNNNNNNNNNNNNNNNNNNNNNNNNNNNNNNNNNNNNNNNNNNNNNNNNNNNNNNNNNNNNNNNNNNNNNNNNNNNNNNNNNNNNNNNNNNNNNNNNNNNNNNNNNNNNNNNNNNNNNNNNNNNNNNNNNNNNNNNNNNNNNNNNNNNNNNNNNNNNNNNNNNNNNNNNNNNNNNNNNNNNNNNNNNNNNNNNNNNNattaaaatattagtaattaaattatattaaaatattgatatttaaattattaattattatatttaattaattataaattattaatatttaaaaataaataaaaaataattaaagtataataaaaatattttatctttttattttctattcatttcctattccaaaactattgttaccaaccaaacactgtaataagtcataataattattcctacTCTATTCCATTCATCATACCAAACTATATAATACTTATTATATTCTATTCTcactttattttattcccacgtaataactattctattcaatttttatttattccgTGAACCAAACGTCCCATTAACTTCACCTTCTTATTTTAAGCTACTGTTTCCAATTTGTTTGGAAACTtagcttcttttttcttcacattGTTAATGCTTTGCACTGATTATTATGTTCCCCATAAATAGTTTTTTCTGTTGAGgtttttaacttaattaatttttttacatataaatgacgtaataattagtttttaattttgatttaaaggaAACTAATATGTGCTGACATactgttttttttaaattatttaaataataataatatggtTACTAATTAGTAGTACTAGGATGCCTAAGACCATGCCGTTTGGCATTGGCCCGCTGGCGATACGCTAGTACGCTACCCTTCTTCGAGCTTAACCCGTCTCGCCCGCTTTCGGTGGTTTTCACAATCCCGATAGGAACAGGGAGAAACATAGAACGAGAGAAATGTCAACTCTAATCACGATAGCGGAAGAACAACGACAACCTCTTCTTCTCGATCCTTCCCCTGACGGAAACGAAGAAGAGATCGCCGCTTCCTCATCATCGAACGGACCAGATGCCCCTAAACTTACTCTCGACGACTCTAATCAACGGCTCCTATCTCTCGACGTATTCCGTGGCCTCACCGTCGCGGTATGCTCCCAGAAAAGATAAATTCAATTTCAGCcaaagtgtttttttttttttttttttacagttataataataacaatatgAGAGTTGTATCTAGCAGAAAAGCACTGTGATAAGTTAGCTTGGAAGCAGTTGGGTAGGAAAATGATTTAGTTGTTTATAGGGAGAGCCTTGTATCATAATTGAAGCTGATACATAAATGGAAAAATTTAGCATTTTATATGTTGCATTTTTTTGAGAATATTGAATGAGCTTTTTGAATATGACTGAAAGTGGCTGATATTTTACTAAGTTTATTTCGTTGATTAAGCAGCCGAGGATTAAATCATGTGGcatttttctaattattatGTCATTACGGGTTTATTAATTTAGCTTTCAACTCAATTCCTAATTATAGTTGATGATTTTGGTTGATGATGCTGGAGGGGCTTTTCCATCTATCAATCACGCTCCATGGTTTGGTGTGACAATCGCCGATTTCGTGAtgcccttttttcttttttgtgttgGGGTCTCTATTAGCCTTGTATTTAAGGTATGCAAAGTTCTTAAGCATAGGATTAAATCTTATGGGGACAATGTTGTTTAATCAGGTTCTAGGTGATTAACTGAGCATGACATTTTACTGTTCATTTTATTCATCTCCAAAAGTCTTGCCCTATGATGCTGAAAGTTTCTGCCCCGGCATTCTGCATGAGACTTTGgaactactttaaatttatgtgTAGCACATATAAACTTTAAATTTCTATCTAGTATTACAATTGATCTTATTTTACTGTTACTTGTTGACCATGCTATTATTTGATTAacatttgttcttttttcattgactaaagaaagctttttccctttgtttatGCCTGTTTAACAGCAAAAGCATATAAACATTCTGCAGACAATGCAGAAGCATGTATATATCTCCATAATATAAAGAAGCTACTATAGAAGCAAGTCAAATTAATTACATATGGTCATTATTTGTTTCACAATGCAGAAATCTTCTAGCAAAACATTGGCTACAAAGAAAGTTATATTGAGGACGATCAAACTTTTCCTTCTGGGCTTGTTTCTACAAGGTTTCTACTTTCACCTATTGTATTCTTGACAAGTTACTGTTTTCTTACCTTCTGACAAGTCTAGACTGGAGTGACTGGCAACTCATGGAATATTGGGATATCTTGATAGGagacttttaattaattttgtaatgatttttcttttatcttggaTTACCTCAATCAAGCAACTTTTTGATTGCTAAAGTAAATCCAAGCCCTTtgttaattatcatttatgcATGCATATGCATAGTTCAAACATGCACTGTTGTCGCCTACTTGATAATTTTGAAGACAAAAGGTGATAAAATGCACATATTTTGTGTCTAATTAATTGAGCTTGGTGCTGTggttttaatattttggaATCTGCTCATAGGCGGGTATTTTCATGGGCGTGACAATTTAACATATGGAGTTGATGTGGTCAAGATACGATGGCTAGGTGTACTACAGGTAATAtgttttaatgtaaattatctTGATGTTCTCTTTTGtttcatttattaattttatgtgatCAGGTAGCAACCAAATTATTCTTGTGAATTGTGCAATGTGCTTGATAAATGCTAAACTGGagctaaatatattatttatcaaaaagAAGACCTTATAGAACTAAATCTGGGAATAATGCAAAATTATTGTCTTTCCAATGTGAAGGGCAGCTATTTGAAACATTTTGCATGTCACATGcttgaatttttattcaacAAATTAAGGCATGCAATGCTCCTTACCTTTGTCTGCTGCATGTGGTATGGCTGACAAAGTAAGGCTCACACTTTGTGGCCTAAGGACACTCTACTTGAGTGTTTCACCCCTTAGTTCAGCCTAAATCCACTAAGAAAACCAGCCAAGGCAGATATGCCCTTGAAAGCAACACAAGCCACAATGCCACAAGCACACCAATAACAGCCCAAATATGTGCACCTAACACCACCAACACAAGAGAAACAGAAAGCACAAGAGGGATCCCAAAAGAAATGAGGCAAAGAGTGTATCCTATCCACAATTGCAAGAAGAGTTGGAAGGGCTCATCAAAATTTACAAGGGGTCTTGGGGGCTCTATTTACAGGCAAAGTCCCCCACTAACATCAGCCAAGAGAGGGAGTTCAAATTCTGGCTCCTTGTCTCTAACAGCTCTTTTTCCCTACAAGCAGTCTGCTCTGCAAATTCAAACTGCCTGCAGAGGCTCTCCCACAGTGCACTGCCTGTGCTGCCCCTGGGGACTGGCTATTGGAATTGTGTTTGGCTGGGCTGCCTGCTGGCCTGCTAGTCTGTCTGCCTGGCCTTGCGGGGTGGCCTATCTGCCTGCATGCTGCCTGGCCTGCCTGCATGGGTGGCCTGTCTCCTTGGCACCTCCTGTCCAGCAAAGGGGGTTTTCATCTGAACCAAGCCACCTTGTGCACCCCCGAGCCCTCTGCATGCAGGTGGGATTCGCAGGCTGTGACACATGCTCATTGCTTGACTAATTGCTGCTCTCAATGATATATTTCATCAGCTGAATTGAACAAATATAAGTTGCTTATGCCTCCATAAATTGTTTCTTCGATTATTGTTGACAAATTCATTATTGCCATAGTTCAATCTGCTTTATGTACTAAATATATGGATACTGACTTTTTGTGTATTTATTAAGCTAATTTGCATCATTTTCATGGTTTATTGTCTACAGAGGATATCAATTGGATATCTGCTGGCTTCAATATCAGAAATCTGGCTTGTTTACAATGTTGTGGTTGACTGTCCAACAGCATTTGTTAGGAAATATCATGTTCAGTGGTTAGGAAATACTATGCTTATTGAAATCTTTGCAGAGATTTTCCTCTCCTTTTGTTATTGATTTTGCAGTCTGGTATCTAGTTTTATTTCTAGAATTTTGAAAGCTATTAGATGACAAAACTTTTACCGTTAATATTTGTGTAGGATTGTTGCTGCCCtactattatcattttacatGTGCTTGCTCTATGGCCTTTATGTTCCAAACTGGGAATTTCAAGCTCCAAGCCTGAATCTGTCCACTAATGGATCCCATACTCAAATTGTGAGTTAAATTATGTATTTGTTCTGTGGCACTTACTTTCAAGGTTTTGTTAGTCTGCACCAGTAAGTGCTCATAATGCAATAAGGTTTCTAAACTCGAATAACCTGAAAGTTGTTTAACATGACTAGAATATTGTTGTTGGGACTAAGCTATGTTTATTAGGTTGCTCTGAGCTGCACATGTTGCTTCCTTTTGAAGTGCCCAGCCCCTTGTCTGTGCTATCATATTGCATGTACTTTTTCAATAAATGCATCTGCCAGATGGttttaatgtaatttttttaagcacGCCTtctatatttttcttgtttcagGCTATAGATTTAAGCAACTAATTGAACTGAACTTTTACAGCATATATGTTATGAACATATCTGGTAGACATGTCATACAATTCTGGAAGCCAAAGGCTGCTGGGTTGTCTATCAATTGGAttgtcttttataaaaaaaaaagaactactTTCATGATTTGAGGATTGTACTGTTAGATTTAATCTTGataatatgtaaataaaattatgttatAAACTTATTGAAGCTACAGCTTTTGGGatagaaaaattaataatttggaTGTATTCTGTTGTAGTCTTGTGAATATTTCTATCAGAAACTAATAAACTCTGTTACCAAGCTTAAATTCTAGTTTGTTCTTgtgctttttcttttgctgCATGGAACTTAATGAGGCTACCATGTTTTTTTTGTAGGTGCACTGTGGAGTCAGGGGGAGCCTTGAACCTCCATGCAATGCAGTTGGCTACATCGATCAGTATTTTCTGGGTGAACAGCATCTATATCAACGTCCTGTTTATAGAAGAACAAAGGTTATTCCATTATTGTTCTTTTGTGTTGTAAATCTGGTGCTTCCTTTTGGAACACCCTCTTTCATAATGTTAATAGGACATGTACCCTTTTCCATTCACAGGAATGCAGTGTCAATTCTCCTGACTATGGGCCTCTGCCACCGGATTCACCTGAATGGTGCCTTGCACCCTTTGACCCTGAGGGCATTTTAAGGTTAAATGTTGGCCTTCTCTGatcttgtttttaatttttcactacagcTGTTAATAATGATCATTAAAGTTGTAAAGCCTGTAGTCATTCTGATATTTATTCATACCTGTACACACACAACTGAAGATCTTTAAATTCCAAATATACCACTCTTATTGCTCAGTAGTGTACTTggaattcttattttttccCTAGAGGAATTTCTGCAGTTCATTAATGGCTGTCCTCACTTGTTTTGTGGGATTGCATTTTGGACATGTACTTCTGCATTATAAGGTATCATTCTTCTTATTCTTTGGTAGGATGTCTGTATCTATGGGCTACTCATATCATTAAGTTTCCTgccaaaaaatgaaaaagggtaTGCCAATATATTGTGTGCCATGTTGGTGAATATGCTCTGAATATATTTTCTTCAGGGACAAATGCAGAGAGCACTTTTATGGTCCATGTCTTCCTTTCTGTTGCTAGTTTCAGGATTTGGATTAGAGATGCTAGGTAAGTTGTCTCACTTAACAATCTGGTTCAGTATATGATTTTCTCTCATATGAAATTACGGTCAGCATACGATTTTCTAGGAGTTTCCAGTTTGTTTTGTACAATTGATGGCTGGTAGGTGTAACAGGCATTCCTCTCTCCAAACCACTGTACACATTGAGCTATATGTGCATCACTGCTGGAGCATCAGGCTTGTTCTTAACCATTATCTTCTACATAGTAAGTTCCTCTAGTGATTGGCTTGTCATCTTCATGTTTAGTACTACAAAATTCCAAGTCACGTTTTTAAAAGATATATAGCCTACCTGATTTATCCTGAAGCgatttttctcataaaattgTCATACATTTCAATCCAATCAGAATTGAAGGAAGTCattacaatttcttttctaaaatgcTATTGACAAGACTGAAGGCAGTCTTGAAGGAAACATAGATCCATCCATCTTGGATTCCTTTCAGTCAGAATTTAAGCACAGACAGCTATAGGATGTCTAAGTATAGATGACATTAAAGCAGGTTCTCAAATTGATTTGATtggaaaatttaattgatatgAGAATAGGCAATATCTGATTATAAAAGACAAATTCCTTGACTAGTGGAAGGCTATTGTGAGCCAAGTTTCCATCATCAGTAGACCAATATGTTGGCTTAGTTGAAACCATTAATATGACTGAGATTTATTTTCTCAAATCCCCTAAATATTCCTCTTGGAAATTCATGAATGTATGTATATAGCCAAAGCAATTCTAGGCccttcttttatctttctttgaGTTTGTGGGCTTTTGAGCATATATATAAAGGTTTTTTAGAAGTGCAAAAGAAATCTAAGTAGAGTTGAACTCTGTTtcatttaatgattttcatgATGCATTGCTTCGCCTAATGTCTTCTGTAAATGGGATTGTATTTCTGAAGTAATGAGGAATGCAACTATGCACAGTTGTTTGATTGTATTTGATGCAGGTAGATGTCAAACATTTTAGAAAGCCTGTGGTGTTACTTCAGTGGATGGGAATGAATGCTCTCATCGTATATGCTTTGGCTGCTTGTGACATTTTCCCAGCGGCTGTGCAAGGTTTCTATTGGCGTTCACCGGAAAATAACTTGGTATCTTTCCGTCTTCCCTTCTTGGTTCCTAGTTTTATTATCCTTGCTTTCATAGCAATAATTTACCAAAGGATAGGTGGAAAACTGCAAGCTTGACAGACCTATAATTTAAGAATTCACTGCTGAGCAGCTGCATCATAGTCATCATCTTTTGGTTTCATAAAGGAAGTCATGTTGTAACGAATGAATTTATGATCGCTAAtgttctttttcattcatgTGAAACTTGTCATCAAGCTTGACAGTAGAAAGATGTTGGAGTTACTGAACAAAAGCACTGCTTGCACATTGCATGTACTTTctaaagttgatttttttgagtGTCAAACATAATCACTGCAATGGTTTTCATTATCGATGTATCTGTTTGATAGACTTATGTTCATTTCAACATAAAATGCAGGTTGATGGTATGGAATCATTGCTACAGGCCATGCTTCATTCAAGCAAGTGGGGTACCCTCGTATTTGTATTGCTCCAGATCTTATTTTGGTGTCTTGTTGCCGGTTTTCTCCACATGAAAggcatatatataaaactctagaagaataaaaaataaaaaaagaaaagaaatatagtaccaaaaattttgatattagaTATGTATACTTTTTGCATCACTTGTGAAAGGATACACCGCCCTTGGAAATCGATTGTACGTATTTGAAGCgtaactttttgttttggcaTTGTAAGATTTCCAGCAGCCTGTCCCTGATCTGTTCAGGTCACAAAGGGCTGGCACGAGCCCAAACATTGATCGGTCTACCCAAATTTAGAAACTTGATATGCAACCAGATGGGAGTTAGTGGGGCTTGGTGCAGAGGGTTCTTCTAGTAGGAAAAGAGAATATTTTGTAACGAGTGAATTGAAATGTGTTAGAGGTGGAGGAGAGAAAGATTGGAACAGTCTTTGAAATGTAAGTATTTTGGTAATAGGCGGTGAGAGATAAGAAAAAGTGAAGGAAATGATGGATTACGGCTAATGGGAATGACGGAATAGAAAAAATGTATGGAGGAGTCTTGAGAgaatttttaagatattcttGGTTGagtttttaatgattttttcttatttttcaacaGGTTcgtatatttatattaatcaagaGCACCTTTTTAAGAGTAATTAGAATAATACGTTCAATCATGAGAGAACATGCTTGTCAtgaaatagtaattaaataacagtttatgagatattaaaaaaataacaatgtAGATGAGTAGTGACGTAAGTTATAAGTAATTGAATAATGACACATAATAGtgtaaaaaagagaaaaagaaaaaaaaaagttaagtaCATGTATTTCAAATAAAGGTTAagaggaaaattttttaattgttttcatATTTGAGCCACCAAGTCAAgctttttaaaatatctcaaatgTAAAGGTAACTCATGAATTTTATTACTCGTTTTGAGTTACTTTTACTTTCTTGAATAAACAGCTGTTCAATGCTTGTTCTTGGGTGCTTCCACTCTCGGAACGTCCTTGGATGCTTTCGCATTTGGAACACTGTTGGGTGCTTTTGTGGTTAGAATACTCTTGAGTTTTTTCTCGTCTGAAATGATTTTGGGTGTTTTCGGGTTTAGAACGCTCTTAAGTGCTTTCACGTTTAGAATACTGCTTCTGTTTTTGAAATACTCTTGGACGCTTTTGCGATTAGAATACCCTTGAACTTTTTCATACTTGAAACACATTTGAGTGTTTTTGTATTTAAAATACCTATAGGTGCTTTTATATTTGGA
Protein-coding sequences here:
- the LOC18613653 gene encoding heparan-alpha-glucosaminide N-acetyltransferase isoform X10, translating into MSTLITIAEEQRQPLLLDPSPDGNEEEIAASSSSNGPDAPKLTLDDSNQRLLSLDVFRGLTVALMILVDDAGGAFPSINHAPWFGVTIADFVMPFFLFCVGVSISLVFKKSSSKTLATKKVILRTIKLFLLGLFLQGGYFHGRDNLTYGVDVVKIRWLGVLQRISIGYLLASISEIWLVYNVVVDCPTAFVRKYHVQWIVAALLLSFYMCLLYGLYVPNWEFQAPSLNLSTNGSHTQIVHCGVRGSLEPPCNAVGYIDQYFLGEQHLYQRPVYRRTKECSVNSPDYGPLPPDSPEWCLAPFDPEGILSSLMAVLTCFVGLHFGHVLLHYKGQMQRALLWSMSSFLLLVSGFGLEMLGIPLSKPLYTLSYMCITAGASGLFLTIIFYIVDVKHFRKPVVLLQWMGMNALIVYALAACDIFPAAVQGFYWRSPENNLVDGMESLLQAMLHSSKWGTLVFVLLQILFWCLVAGFLHMKGIYIKL
- the LOC18613653 gene encoding uncharacterized protein LOC18613653 isoform X7 — encoded protein: MSTLITIAEEQRQPLLLDPSPDGNEEEIAASSSSNGPDAPKLTLDDSNQRLLSLDVFRGLTVALMILVDDAGGAFPSINHAPWFGVTIADFVMPFFLFCVGVSISLVFKKSSSKTLATKKVILRTIKLFLLGLFLQGGYFHGRDNLTYGVDVVKIRWLGVLQSALQIQTACRGSPTVHCLCCPWGLAIGIVFGWAACWPASLSAWPCGVAYLPACCLACLHGWPVSLAPPVQQRGFSSEPSHLVHPRALCMQRISIGYLLASISEIWLVYNVVVDCPTAFVRKYHVQWIVAALLLSFYMCLLYGLYVPNWEFQAPSLNLSTNGSHTQIVHCGVRGSLEPPCNAVGYIDQYFLGEQHLYQRPVYRRTKECSVNSPDYGPLPPDSPEWCLAPFDPEGILSSLMAVLTCFVGLHFGHVLLHYKGQMQRALLWSMSSFLLLVSGFGLEMLVCFVQLMAGRCNRHSSLQTTVHIELYVHHCWSIRLVLNHYLLHIV